One segment of Mastomys coucha isolate ucsf_1 unplaced genomic scaffold, UCSF_Mcou_1 pScaffold23, whole genome shotgun sequence DNA contains the following:
- the Zbtb44 gene encoding zinc finger and BTB domain-containing protein 44 isoform X2: protein MGVKTFTHSSSSHSQEMLGKLNMLRNDGHFCDITIRVQDKIFRAHKVVLAACSDFFRTKLVGQTEEENKNVLDLHHVTVTGFIPLLEYAYTATLSINTENIIDVLAAASYMQMFSVASTCSEFMKSSILWNTPNSQQEKGLDAGQENSSNCNFTSRDGSISPVSSECSAVERTIPVCRESRRKRKSYIVMSPESPVKCSTQTSSPQVLNSSASYAENRNQPVDSSLAFPWTFPFGIDRRIQPEKAKQAENPRTLELPGPSEAGRRVADYVTCESTKTTLPLGTEEDIRVKVERLSDEEVHEEVSQPVSASQSSLSDQQTVPGSEPVQEDLLISPQSSSIGSVDEGVTEGLPTLQSTSNTNAHADDEDRLENVQYPYQLYIAPSTSSTERPSPNGPDRPFQCPTCGVRFTRIQNLKQHMLIHSGIKPFQCDCCGKKFTRAYSLKMHRLKHEVIS, encoded by the exons ATGGGTGTGAAAACATTTACTCACAGCTCCTCTTCCCACAGCCAGGAAATGCTGGGAAAACTAAATATGCTACGAAATGATGGACATTTTTGTGATATCACTATTCGTGTCCAGGACAAAATCTTCCGGGCTCACAAGGTGGTACTAGCAGCTTGTAGTGATTTCTTTCGAACCAAACTTGTGGGCCAAACAGAGGAGGAGAACAAAAATGTGTTGGATCTGCATCATGTTACAGTGACTGGCTTTATACCTCTTTTAGAATACGCTTACACAGCCACTCTGTCAATTAACACGGAAAACATTATTGATGTTCTAGCGGCAGCCAGCTATATGCAAATGTTTAGTGTTGCTAGTACATGCTCAGAGTTCATGAAATCAAGTATTTTGTGGAATACACCTAATAGCCAACAAGAAAAGGGTCTAGATGCTGGACAAGAAAATAGTTCCAACTGCAATTTTACTTCTCGAGATGGAAGCATTTCTCCAGTGTCTTCAGAGTGCAGTGCTGTAGAAAGGACCATTCCTGTCTGCCGAGAGTCCCGGAGGAAACGCAAAAGCTACATTGTTATGTCCCCTGAGAGTCCTGTCAAATGTAGCACACAAACAAGTTCCCCCCAGGTATTGAATTCTTCAGCTTCCTATGCAGAAAATAGAAATCAGCCAGTTGACTCTTCTTTAGCTTTTCCATGGACTTTTCCTTTCGGAATAGATCGAAGGATTCAGCCTGAGAAAGCAAAGCAGGCAGAAAATCCCCGGACTTTAGAATTGCCCGGCCCATCCGAGGCAGGTAGAAGAGTGGCTGACTATGTGACTTGTGAGAGCACAAAAACTACCTTGCCTCTAGGTACAGAAGAAGACATCCGGGTCAAAGTAGAAAGATTAAGTGATGAAGAGGTCCATGAGGAAGTGTCCCAGCCTGTTAGTGCGTCTCAGAGCTCACTGAGTGATCAGCAGACTGTGCCTGGGAGTGAACCAGTTCAAGAGGACCTTCTGATTAGTCCACAGTCTTCATCTATAG GCTCAGTAGATGAAGGAGTCACTGAAGGATTGCCTACACTTCAGAGCACTTCTAACACCAATGCTCATGCAGATGACGAGGACAG attggAAAATGTTCAGTATCCCTATCAACTCTACATTGCTCCTTCTACCAGCAGTACAGAACGACCAAGTCCAAATGGTCCAGACAGACCTTTTCAGTGTCCAACCTGTGGGGTTCGCTTCACCCGTATTCAGAATCTAAAACAGCACATGCTTATCCACTCAG gaATTAAACCATTTCAGTGTGACTGCTGTGGAAAAAAGTTTACCAGGGCTTACTCGCTAAAGATGCATCGCCTAAAGCATGAAG